Proteins from a single region of Pseudomonas fulva:
- a CDS encoding septal ring lytic transglycosylase RlpA family protein, which translates to MRRLSVPLAMFSLLLAGCSSFGGGVPGDYRAEGKASYYGKAHHGNRTASGERFDQNALTAAHRTLPFGTMVKVTNLDNDRSVVVRINDRGPFARGRIIDVSRKAAEALDMIRSGVAPVRVESLK; encoded by the coding sequence ATGCGTCGATTATCGGTACCGCTGGCGATGTTCAGCCTGCTGCTTGCCGGCTGTAGCAGCTTTGGCGGTGGCGTCCCCGGCGATTACCGCGCCGAGGGCAAGGCCTCCTATTACGGCAAGGCCCACCACGGCAACCGTACCGCCAGCGGCGAGCGCTTCGACCAGAACGCACTGACCGCCGCCCATCGCACCCTGCCCTTCGGCACGATGGTGAAGGTCACCAACCTCGACAACGACCGCAGCGTGGTGGTGCGCATCAACGACCGCGGCCCGTTCGCCCGCGGGCGGATCATCGACGTGTCGCGCAAGGCGGCCGAGGCGCTGGACATGATCCGCTCGGGCGTGGCGCCAGTACGTGTGGAAAGCCTGAAGTAA
- a CDS encoding HPP family protein, whose amino-acid sequence MKSHAHFPQWLSAFLPDALHTRPREWSRAAFGAAAGFLFSAWVCSQLFGLHMAVHFSGPLAASAVLLFAVSSGALAQPWSILGSYLCASAVALTISHFIDHSLLGAALALGLSLLLMCPLRCLHPPGGAIAFCMVFATPLPGEPFWQPALAAMTAGVGLLACALLYNNLTRVPYPRPHPGTPAVHHTRDPLPSERAGISADDLDYALDELGSFVDITREDLELIVRSTEKHALRRSMGEIRAGQMMSRDLIHATPQTAVAKGLYLLTHHGLKALPILDAGRLVGIVSLVDLVSATRANAFNLRAILGLQKKQVLGELMTAPVRTVDVDTHVVDLIALLSDDGLHCLPVLDEGRLAGMITQTDLVAALHRDLLRHLD is encoded by the coding sequence ATGAAGTCCCACGCGCATTTCCCCCAATGGCTCTCCGCCTTTCTGCCTGATGCCCTGCACACCCGTCCTCGTGAGTGGAGCCGCGCCGCCTTTGGTGCCGCCGCCGGGTTCCTGTTCAGCGCCTGGGTATGCAGCCAACTGTTCGGTTTGCACATGGCGGTGCATTTCTCCGGCCCCCTGGCGGCCTCGGCCGTGCTGCTGTTCGCCGTGTCCTCGGGAGCTCTGGCCCAGCCCTGGTCGATTCTCGGCAGCTACCTGTGCGCCAGTGCCGTAGCATTGACGATCAGCCATTTCATCGATCACAGCTTGCTCGGTGCGGCGCTGGCCCTGGGCCTGAGCCTGCTGTTGATGTGCCCGCTGCGCTGCTTGCATCCGCCGGGCGGGGCCATCGCCTTCTGCATGGTGTTCGCCACGCCGTTGCCGGGCGAGCCGTTCTGGCAGCCGGCGCTGGCGGCGATGACCGCCGGCGTCGGCCTCTTGGCCTGCGCGCTGCTCTACAACAACCTGACCCGCGTGCCGTATCCGCGCCCGCACCCCGGCACGCCTGCGGTGCATCACACCCGCGATCCGCTGCCGAGCGAGCGCGCCGGCATCAGTGCCGATGACCTGGACTATGCGCTCGACGAACTGGGTTCCTTCGTCGATATCACCCGCGAAGACCTCGAGCTGATCGTGCGCAGCACCGAGAAGCACGCGCTGCGCCGCAGCATGGGCGAGATCCGTGCCGGGCAGATGATGTCCCGCGACCTGATCCACGCCACGCCGCAAACGGCGGTCGCCAAGGGCCTGTACCTGCTCACCCATCACGGCCTCAAGGCGCTGCCGATTCTCGACGCCGGCAGACTGGTCGGCATCGTCAGTCTGGTCGATCTGGTCAGCGCCACGCGGGCCAATGCGTTCAACCTGCGGGCGATCCTCGGCCTGCAGAAGAAACAGGTGCTCGGCGAGCTGATGACCGCGCCGGTGCGCACGGTGGATGTCGATACCCATGTCGTCGACCTTATTGCGTTGCTCTCCGACGACGGGCTGCATTGCCTGCCGGTGCTCGATGAGGGCCGGTTGGCCGGGATGATTACCCAGACCGACCTGGTCGCCGCGCTGCACCGCGATCTGCTCAGGCACCTCGACTGA
- the gatB gene encoding Asp-tRNA(Asn)/Glu-tRNA(Gln) amidotransferase subunit GatB, whose amino-acid sequence MQWETVIGLEIHAQLSTQSKIFSASATTFGAEPNTQASLVDLGMPGTLPVLNAEAVRMACQFGLAIDAEIAERNVFARKNYFYPDLPKGYQTSQMDHPIVGKGFLDITLEDGTVKRIGITRAHLEEDAGKSLHEDFQGMSGIDLNRAGTPLLEIVSEPDIRSAKEAVAYVKAIHALVRYLGICDGNMAEGSLRCDCNVSVRPKGQAEFGTRAEIKNVNSFRFIEKAINHEVQRQIELIEDGGKVVQETRLYDPNKDQTRSMRSKEEANDYRYFPCPDLLPVVIERSFLDDLRAKLPELPPQKRERFESQYALSTYDASVLSASRELADYFEAVEKTCGDAKLAANWVMGELSSLLNKEGLEIEQSPVSAEQLGGMILRIKDNTISGKIAKMVFEALAAGEGATADEVIEKKGLKQVTDSGAIEAMLDEVLAANAEQVEQYRASDEAKRGKMFGFFVGQAMKASKGKANPGQVNELLKKKLEG is encoded by the coding sequence ATGCAGTGGGAAACCGTCATCGGGCTGGAGATTCACGCTCAGCTCAGCACCCAATCGAAGATCTTCTCGGCCAGCGCCACCACCTTTGGCGCCGAGCCCAACACCCAGGCCAGCCTGGTCGACCTCGGTATGCCCGGCACCCTGCCGGTGCTCAACGCCGAGGCGGTGCGCATGGCCTGCCAGTTCGGCCTGGCCATCGATGCCGAGATCGCCGAGCGTAACGTCTTCGCGCGCAAGAACTACTTCTACCCGGACCTGCCAAAGGGCTACCAGACCAGCCAGATGGATCACCCCATCGTCGGCAAGGGCTTCCTCGACATCACCCTGGAAGACGGCACCGTCAAGCGCATCGGCATCACCCGCGCGCACCTCGAAGAAGACGCCGGCAAAAGCCTGCACGAAGACTTCCAGGGCATGAGCGGCATCGACCTGAACCGCGCCGGCACGCCGCTGCTGGAAATCGTCTCCGAGCCGGACATCCGTTCGGCCAAGGAAGCGGTGGCCTACGTGAAAGCCATCCACGCACTGGTGCGCTACCTGGGCATCTGCGACGGCAACATGGCCGAAGGTTCGTTGCGTTGCGACTGCAACGTGTCGGTACGCCCGAAGGGCCAGGCCGAATTCGGCACCCGCGCCGAGATCAAGAACGTCAACTCGTTCCGCTTCATCGAGAAAGCCATCAACCATGAAGTGCAGCGCCAGATCGAGCTGATCGAGGACGGCGGCAAGGTGGTGCAGGAAACCCGCCTGTACGATCCCAACAAGGATCAGACCCGCTCCATGCGCAGCAAGGAAGAAGCCAACGACTACCGTTACTTCCCCTGCCCGGACCTGCTGCCGGTGGTAATCGAGCGCAGCTTCCTCGATGACCTGCGCGCCAAGCTGCCCGAACTGCCGCCGCAGAAGCGCGAGCGTTTCGAAAGCCAGTACGCACTATCGACCTACGACGCCAGCGTGCTCAGCGCCAGCCGTGAACTGGCCGACTACTTCGAAGCGGTCGAGAAAACCTGTGGCGACGCCAAGCTGGCGGCCAACTGGGTGATGGGCGAGCTGTCCAGCCTGCTCAACAAGGAAGGCCTGGAGATCGAGCAGTCGCCGGTGTCCGCCGAGCAACTGGGCGGCATGATCCTGCGCATCAAGGACAACACCATCAGCGGCAAGATCGCCAAGATGGTCTTCGAGGCCCTGGCTGCCGGTGAAGGCGCCACCGCCGATGAAGTGATCGAGAAGAAGGGCCTCAAGCAGGTCACCGATTCCGGTGCCATCGAGGCGATGCTCGACGAAGTGCTGGCCGCCAACGCCGAGCAGGTCGAACAGTACCGCGCCAGCGACGAAGCCAAGCGTGGCAAGATGTTCGGCTTCTTCGTCGGCCAGGCCATGAAAGCCTCCAAGGGCAAGGCCAACCCGGGGCAAGTGAACGAACTGCTGAAGAAAAAGCTCGAAGGCTGA
- the gatC gene encoding Asp-tRNA(Asn)/Glu-tRNA(Gln) amidotransferase subunit GatC yields MALERSEVEKIAHLARLGLGDSELPQTTATLNSILGLIDNMQAVDTTGIEPLAHPLETTQRLRADTVTETNQRDAYQAIAPAVESGLYLVPKVIE; encoded by the coding sequence ATGGCGCTTGAACGCTCCGAGGTGGAAAAGATCGCACACCTGGCCCGCCTGGGCCTGGGTGACAGTGAACTGCCACAGACCACCGCAACCCTCAACAGCATTCTGGGCCTGATCGACAACATGCAGGCGGTCGACACCACCGGCATCGAGCCCCTGGCCCATCCGCTGGAAACCACCCAGCGCCTGCGCGCCGACACCGTTACCGAAACGAACCAGCGCGACGCCTACCAGGCCATCGCCCCGGCCGTGGAAAGCGGCCTGTACCTGGTTCCCAAAGTCATCGAGTAA
- the gatA gene encoding Asp-tRNA(Asn)/Glu-tRNA(Gln) amidotransferase subunit GatA, with product MHELTLAEIARALADKQFSSAELTGSLLSRIEQLDPQLNSFITVTAEQALEQAKAADARRAAGENGPLLGAPIAHKDLFCTRGVLTSCGSKILTGFKAPYDATVVEKLANAGTVSLGKLNMDEFAMGSANESSHYGPVKNPWDTSRVPGGSSGGSAAAVAARLLPAATGTDTGGSIRQPAALTNLTGIKPTYGRVSRWGMIAYASSLDQGGPLARSAEDCALLLGAMAGFDPKDSTSVDQPVDDYLAALAQPLAGLRIGLPKEYFGAGLDARIGEKVMAVVEALKKLGATVKDISLPNLQHAIPAYYVIAPAEASSNLSRFDGVRFGYRCENPKDLQDLYKRSRGEGFGAEVKRRIMVGTYALSAGYYDAYYIKAQQIRRLIKNDFVAAFKDVDVILGPTTPNLAWKLGEKNADPVSAYLEDIYTITANLAGIPGLSMPAGFVDGLPVGVQLLGNYFQEGRLLNVAHQYQQVSDWHKHAPSGF from the coding sequence ATGCATGAATTGACCCTGGCCGAGATCGCCCGCGCACTCGCCGACAAGCAGTTCTCCTCTGCCGAGCTGACCGGGAGCCTGCTGAGCCGCATCGAGCAGCTCGACCCGCAGCTCAACAGCTTCATCACCGTGACCGCCGAGCAGGCCCTCGAGCAGGCCAAGGCCGCCGACGCGCGCCGCGCCGCCGGTGAAAACGGCCCGCTGCTCGGCGCGCCGATCGCCCACAAGGACCTGTTCTGCACCAGGGGCGTGCTGACCAGCTGCGGCTCGAAGATCCTCACCGGTTTCAAGGCGCCCTACGACGCCACCGTGGTCGAGAAACTCGCCAACGCCGGTACCGTCAGCCTCGGCAAGCTGAACATGGACGAGTTCGCCATGGGCTCGGCCAACGAATCCAGCCACTACGGCCCGGTCAAGAACCCCTGGGACACCAGCCGCGTGCCCGGCGGCTCGTCGGGCGGTTCGGCTGCTGCGGTGGCCGCACGTCTGCTGCCGGCCGCTACCGGCACCGATACCGGCGGCTCGATCCGCCAGCCGGCCGCGCTGACCAACCTCACCGGCATCAAGCCCACCTACGGCCGGGTGTCGCGCTGGGGCATGATCGCCTACGCCTCCAGCCTCGACCAGGGTGGCCCGCTGGCCCGCTCCGCCGAAGACTGCGCCCTGCTGCTCGGCGCCATGGCCGGTTTCGACCCGAAAGATTCGACCAGCGTCGACCAGCCGGTCGATGATTACCTGGCCGCCCTCGCCCAGCCGCTGGCCGGCCTGCGCATCGGTCTGCCCAAGGAATACTTCGGTGCCGGCCTGGACGCGCGCATCGGCGAGAAAGTCATGGCCGTGGTCGAGGCGCTGAAAAAACTCGGCGCCACCGTCAAGGACATCAGCCTGCCGAACCTGCAGCACGCCATCCCGGCCTACTACGTGATCGCCCCGGCGGAAGCCAGCTCCAACCTGTCGCGCTTCGACGGCGTGCGCTTCGGCTACCGTTGCGAGAACCCGAAAGACCTGCAGGACCTGTACAAGCGCTCCCGGGGCGAAGGCTTCGGCGCCGAAGTGAAGCGGCGCATCATGGTCGGCACCTATGCGCTGTCCGCCGGTTACTACGACGCTTACTACATCAAGGCCCAGCAGATCCGCCGACTGATCAAGAACGACTTCGTCGCCGCCTTCAAGGACGTCGACGTGATCCTCGGCCCGACCACGCCGAACCTGGCCTGGAAGCTCGGCGAGAAGAACGCCGACCCGGTTTCCGCCTACCTGGAAGACATCTACACAATCACCGCCAACCTGGCCGGCATTCCCGGCCTGTCGATGCCAGCCGGCTTCGTCGATGGCCTGCCGGTGGGCGTGCAGTTGCTTGGCAACTACTTCCAGGAAGGTCGTCTGCTCAACGTCGCGCACCAGTACCAACAGGTCAGCGACTGGCACAAACACGCACCGAGCGGCTTCTGA
- a CDS encoding LysR family transcriptional regulator, translating into MDIDLTRTFLEIVRSGSFIAAAERMHVTQTAITARIQKLENHLGSTLFVRNRAGARLTADGEAFVTYANQIQQTWEAAQRDLPLPDGYHNVLHIGGEVSLCNPLMLRWVSAIRQGIDGYAVRAQVAECASLLRQVEMGVMDAALVYQPTYWAGVQVEQVLEEKLILVRAANPEPYVFIDWSDSFRAQHDRALPDKARAPVSFNLGPLALQYILEHGGSGYFRTRVVQSYLDKKVLERVPRAPEFSYPTYLVYSRERDSTALQQSFELLREIAAQDTDWSQRWDPAL; encoded by the coding sequence ATGGATATCGACCTTACCCGCACCTTTCTGGAAATCGTCCGCAGCGGCAGTTTCATCGCCGCCGCCGAGCGCATGCACGTCACCCAGACGGCGATCACCGCGCGCATCCAGAAGCTGGAAAACCACCTGGGCAGCACGCTGTTCGTGCGCAATCGCGCTGGCGCGCGGCTGACCGCCGATGGCGAGGCGTTCGTCACCTACGCCAACCAGATCCAGCAGACCTGGGAGGCCGCGCAGCGCGACCTGCCGTTGCCGGACGGTTATCACAATGTGCTGCATATCGGCGGCGAGGTGAGCTTGTGCAATCCGCTGATGCTGCGTTGGGTCAGCGCCATCCGCCAGGGTATCGACGGCTACGCGGTGCGCGCCCAGGTGGCCGAATGCGCCAGCCTGTTGCGGCAGGTGGAGATGGGCGTGATGGACGCGGCGCTGGTCTACCAGCCCACATACTGGGCCGGCGTGCAGGTCGAGCAGGTGCTCGAGGAAAAGCTGATCCTGGTGCGGGCCGCGAACCCGGAGCCCTACGTGTTCATCGACTGGAGCGACAGCTTTCGCGCCCAGCATGACCGCGCCTTGCCGGACAAAGCGCGGGCACCGGTGTCCTTCAATCTCGGGCCGCTTGCCCTGCAGTACATTCTGGAGCATGGCGGCTCCGGTTATTTCCGCACGCGGGTGGTGCAGAGCTACCTCGACAAGAAAGTGCTCGAACGGGTGCCCAGGGCGCCGGAGTTCAGCTACCCGACCTATCTGGTGTACTCCCGCGAGCGGGACTCGACGGCCCTGCAGCAGAGCTTCGAGCTGCTGCGCGAGATCGCCGCGCAGGACACCGACTGGTCGCAGCGCTGGGATCCGGCGTTGTAA